A genomic window from Treponema maltophilum ATCC 51939 includes:
- the mtaB gene encoding tRNA (N(6)-L-threonylcarbamoyladenosine(37)-C(2))-methylthiotransferase MtaB has protein sequence MRDPAQKSVVRFETLGCKLNQIESEGAARAFADRGFDCRMAGVAASSPVDTDTVLCIVNTCTVTAKAEQKCRRMIRLLLEKYPASAILVTGCYAQLDGSLLLAMDDRIAVLGGKSKDALVKLPAFLTSFIDRRTDSQSPAGIQAENTAQNVSFPLALADGLRRLYAQSFEDARESDEAGKTQRLKPVFAKSAPAPVQTAGAAFALSTDTFLQHSRPSLKIQDGCDSRCSYCRICLARGSSVSLDPETVLSRVLQLEKMGHREVVLTGVNLGQYGFSGITGLLGFLLDNTKAISLRLSSLHPQIVDEKLCAVLAHERVRPHFHLSVQSGSDAVLSAMKRPYRSQSVYTAVENLRRIKKKPFIACDIIAGFPGETQADFNETLELCRTCEFSWIHAFPFSPRPGTEAFSMKNAVPASEVKNRIRELSNLALAQKKAYIESCVGKDFKAVVEKYRIGQLRAVTENFLHVQIQNGAREPAPASKYENLGGQEVFLRIDAVHESGLHGEECEAFASFI, from the coding sequence GTGCGTGATCCGGCACAAAAGAGCGTCGTCAGATTCGAAACGCTCGGCTGTAAATTAAATCAAATAGAATCGGAAGGAGCGGCACGGGCATTCGCCGACCGCGGTTTCGACTGCCGCATGGCAGGTGTTGCCGCATCATCGCCGGTCGACACGGATACGGTGCTGTGCATTGTAAATACCTGTACGGTTACCGCTAAAGCCGAACAAAAATGCCGCCGCATGATACGTTTACTTTTGGAAAAATATCCGGCTTCCGCGATTTTGGTAACGGGCTGTTACGCTCAGCTTGACGGAAGCCTCTTGCTTGCCATGGACGACAGAATCGCCGTGCTCGGCGGCAAAAGCAAAGACGCTTTGGTAAAACTTCCCGCCTTTTTAACTTCATTTATAGACCGCCGCACGGATTCACAAAGCCCGGCCGGGATTCAAGCAGAAAACACAGCCCAGAATGTGTCTTTTCCGCTTGCCCTGGCAGACGGACTGCGCCGGCTGTACGCACAAAGCTTTGAAGACGCCCGTGAATCCGATGAAGCCGGCAAAACGCAAAGGCTCAAACCCGTTTTTGCAAAATCGGCGCCGGCACCCGTACAAACGGCGGGAGCGGCCTTCGCCCTTTCGACCGATACCTTTTTGCAGCATTCACGCCCCTCGCTCAAAATACAGGACGGCTGCGACAGCCGCTGTTCATACTGCCGCATTTGCCTTGCGCGCGGTTCTTCCGTATCCCTGGATCCCGAAACCGTGCTGTCGCGCGTGCTTCAGCTTGAAAAAATGGGGCACCGCGAAGTCGTGCTGACGGGCGTAAACCTCGGTCAATACGGTTTTTCAGGCATAACCGGACTGCTCGGCTTTTTGCTCGACAACACAAAGGCCATATCGCTGCGGCTTTCGAGCCTGCACCCGCAAATCGTCGATGAAAAACTCTGCGCCGTTTTGGCGCACGAACGCGTAAGACCGCACTTTCACCTTTCGGTGCAATCGGGAAGCGACGCCGTGCTGAGCGCGATGAAGCGGCCTTACCGCTCGCAAAGCGTATACACCGCCGTCGAAAACCTTCGCCGCATCAAAAAAAAGCCCTTTATCGCATGCGACATTATTGCGGGCTTTCCCGGCGAAACACAAGCCGATTTTAACGAAACCCTCGAATTGTGCCGCACCTGCGAGTTTTCATGGATACACGCTTTTCCGTTTTCGCCCCGTCCCGGAACGGAAGCTTTTTCGATGAAAAACGCCGTTCCCGCAAGCGAAGTGAAAAACCGCATACGCGAGCTTTCAAATCTTGCCCTTGCGCAAAAAAAAGCGTATATAGAAAGCTGTGTCGGAAAGGATTTTAAAGCCGTCGTCGAAAAATACCGGATCGGCCAGCTGCGCGCCGTTACCGAAAATTTTTTGCACGTGCAAATACAAAACGGAGCGCGGGAACCGGCTCCCGCCTCGAAGTATGAAAACCTGGGCGGACAAGAAGTGTTCCTTCGCATAGATGCCGTACACGAAAGCGGCCTGCACGGCGAAGAATGCGAAGCTTTCGCGTCGTTTATATAA